A genome region from Rhizobium sp. N324 includes the following:
- a CDS encoding precorrin-2 C(20)-methyltransferase — MTTTGRLIGVGTGPGDPELLTLKAVRAIEGADVIAYFAKQGRGGNGKAIVEPLLKSGVTLLPLYYPVTTEIDKNDERYQSLITEFYDRSAKAVAGQLDAGLTVAVLSEGDPLFYGSYMHLHVRLSQRYPTEVIPGISAMSGCWSLAGMPIVQGDDVLSVLPGTMAEAELTRRLADTQAAVIMKVGRNLPKIRRALAAAGRLTEAVYVERGTMANAAMEKLVDRADGDAPYFSLVLVPGWENSR, encoded by the coding sequence ATGACGACAACAGGCCGTCTCATCGGCGTCGGCACCGGTCCTGGCGACCCGGAGCTTCTGACCCTCAAAGCCGTCCGCGCCATCGAAGGCGCCGACGTCATCGCCTATTTCGCCAAGCAGGGCAGGGGCGGCAACGGCAAGGCGATCGTCGAGCCACTGCTGAAATCCGGCGTGACGCTGCTGCCGCTCTATTATCCCGTCACTACCGAGATCGATAAGAACGACGAGCGTTACCAGAGCCTGATCACTGAATTTTACGACCGGTCTGCGAAAGCCGTCGCCGGCCAGCTCGATGCCGGGCTGACCGTCGCCGTGCTCAGCGAAGGCGATCCGCTGTTCTACGGTTCCTATATGCACCTGCATGTCAGGCTTTCCCAGCGCTACCCAACGGAGGTGATCCCTGGCATCAGCGCCATGTCCGGCTGCTGGTCGCTGGCGGGCATGCCGATCGTCCAGGGTGACGACGTGCTTTCCGTACTGCCCGGTACGATGGCCGAGGCCGAGCTGACGCGCCGCCTTGCCGATACGCAGGCCGCCGTCATTATGAAGGTCGGCCGCAATCTGCCGAAGATCCGCCGGGCCTTGGCGGCGGCCGGCCGGCTTACGGAAGCCGTCTATGTCGAGCGCGGCACCATGGCGAATGCGGCGATGGAAAAGCTCGT